One window of Sphingobacteriales bacterium genomic DNA carries:
- a CDS encoding transposase → MVQRLVNAALSGEIDNHIKTDRSQGVSNRRNGYTSKTLNTELGAVQISPPRDRRGEFSPIIVGKWERELGTGLEQQVLMMYAYGNSYRDIQLQLMELYGVEFGVSWITEITDQVHVEVSSWQQRALLPFYVVVYLDGIYYTSRESGRSAKRAVYSVYGIDAEGNRCIGHLRSQYRGGF, encoded by the coding sequence ATGGTACAGCGTTTGGTGAATGCAGCTTTATCAGGCGAGATAGACAACCACATCAAGACCGACCGTTCGCAGGGTGTTAGCAATCGCAGGAACGGCTATACTTCGAAGACCTTAAACACGGAGTTAGGGGCAGTGCAGATTTCGCCTCCTCGGGACAGGCGTGGCGAGTTCAGTCCGATTATTGTAGGGAAATGGGAGCGTGAGTTGGGTACAGGCTTAGAGCAACAGGTTCTGATGATGTATGCTTATGGGAACAGTTATCGGGATATTCAGCTGCAACTTATGGAGCTATACGGTGTAGAGTTTGGGGTATCGTGGATAACAGAGATAACAGACCAGGTACATGTGGAGGTGTCATCGTGGCAGCAGCGCGCCTTATTACCCTTTTATGTGGTGGTCTATTTAGACGGCATTTATTACACAAGTCGGGAAAGTGGTCGGTCAGCTAAGAGAGCTGTTTATTCGGTCTATGGAATAGACGCAGAGGGAAATCGATGTATTGGGCATTTACGTTCGCAATACAGAGGGGGCTTCTGA
- a CDS encoding Rpn family recombination-promoting nuclease/putative transposase, giving the protein MKFVDVKNDIAFRKMFGNEKKTNILISFLNAVLKLEGDQRIEEVTIINPYLLPRVAGENASVIAIRAKDKKVRQFVIEMQMADVDGFDKRVQYYASKDYSTQIDRGEQYPLLKPTYFIGILDFDFFESAEYLSNHLILNEKTYEHKLKDIQFTFIELRKFDKKADEMETLTDKWIFFIKNAEKLEVIPENTDDEGLVEAYKDADKHSWKKEELIAYDNASIAEQDERGRLIAAEKKGKTEGKLEEKEGVVERCLEENMSPEFISKIVNLPVSEVKQMIEKIKKRK; this is encoded by the coding sequence ATGAAATTTGTAGATGTCAAAAATGATATAGCCTTCAGAAAGATGTTCGGCAACGAGAAAAAGACCAACATTCTGATTTCGTTTCTAAATGCCGTTCTGAAATTGGAAGGCGACCAAAGAATAGAAGAGGTAACGATCATCAACCCGTATCTTTTGCCGAGGGTAGCAGGAGAAAATGCATCCGTCATAGCTATAAGGGCAAAAGATAAAAAAGTGAGACAGTTTGTGATTGAGATGCAAATGGCTGATGTTGACGGGTTCGACAAAAGGGTACAATACTACGCATCCAAAGACTATTCGACGCAAATTGACCGAGGTGAACAATATCCACTGTTGAAACCGACCTATTTTATAGGGATATTGGACTTTGATTTTTTTGAAAGTGCCGAATATTTGTCCAACCATTTAATTTTGAACGAAAAGACCTATGAACACAAATTGAAAGATATTCAGTTCACGTTTATCGAGTTGAGGAAATTTGATAAAAAGGCAGATGAAATGGAAACACTGACAGATAAGTGGATATTTTTTATCAAGAATGCAGAGAAACTGGAGGTTATTCCGGAGAATACAGATGACGAAGGTCTGGTAGAAGCGTATAAAGATGCGGATAAACATAGTTGGAAGAAAGAGGAACTGATAGCGTATGACAACGCTTCGATTGCCGAACAGGATGAACGGGGGAGATTGATAGCAGCAGAAAAGAAGGGCAAGACAGAGGGTAAGTTAGAAGAAAAGGAAGGAGTGGTAGAAAGATGTCTTGAAGAAAACATGTCGCCCGAATTTATATCAAAGATTGTAAATCTGCCGGTTTCGGAGGTCAAACAAATGATAGAGAAAATTAAGAAAAGAAAGTGA
- a CDS encoding TIGR00159 family protein yields the protein MQTNPGIGFLEFHIWDLIDIVLVGLLIFRLYKLLRGTLAFNILIGVLLIYLMSAIVGLLEMKMLTNILGQFVEAGFILLVILFQQEIRRFLFYLGRGSGIGKNKVWLWFLNRDAPTQKQELKEEVMRAINNMSNTKTGGLLVFTDASEKNFFSDTGVTINGEISSKLIESIFDKGSPLHDGAMVIAENRILAAGCVLPVSENPDLPTRVGMRHRAATGITEKIDAFVVVISEQTGRISAAQKGKLTMNITQNALSEILEQALI from the coding sequence TTGCAAACTAATCCGGGCATCGGTTTTTTGGAATTCCATATCTGGGATTTGATTGACATTGTGTTGGTGGGCTTGCTCATCTTCCGGCTGTACAAACTGCTCAGGGGCACTTTGGCATTCAATATTCTGATTGGGGTCTTATTGATTTACCTGATGTCGGCAATCGTAGGTTTGCTGGAAATGAAAATGCTGACCAATATTTTGGGGCAGTTTGTCGAAGCCGGTTTTATTTTGTTGGTCATTTTGTTTCAACAGGAAATCCGCCGGTTCTTGTTTTACCTTGGTCGGGGCAGTGGAATCGGAAAAAACAAAGTTTGGCTATGGTTTTTAAACCGTGATGCCCCAACTCAAAAACAAGAGCTAAAAGAAGAGGTGATGCGGGCAATCAACAATATGTCGAACACCAAAACAGGGGGGCTGTTGGTATTTACCGATGCTTCAGAGAAAAATTTCTTTTCCGACACCGGGGTAACCATTAACGGGGAAATCAGCAGTAAACTGATTGAAAGCATATTTGACAAAGGCAGCCCCCTTCACGATGGGGCGATGGTGATTGCCGAAAACAGAATTTTGGCCGCCGGATGTGTGTTGCCGGTTTCTGAAAATCCCGATTTGCCCACACGAGTCGGTATGAGACATCGCGCCGCTACGGGCATTACCGAAAAAATTGACGCTTTTGTGGTGGTTATTTCTGAACAAACCGGACGTATTTCGGCGGCTCAAAAAGGAAAACTGACAATGAACATCACCCAAAACGCACTGTCTGAAATTTTGGAACAGGCATTGATATAA
- a CDS encoding heavy-metal-associated domain-containing protein, which produces MNLDKVTMLYKTQRKKPHHSCSAKKTAQNQLSKQLAAVWQTAAKILILSHPIHYFTTSRNMSPQKVIIKVDTMTCKHCTNYVSNSINTLNGILKTETDIPSSTATVEFDADIVSKESIISAINETHYKAVELV; this is translated from the coding sequence ATGAACCTTGATAAGGTAACAATGTTGTATAAAACACAAAGAAAAAAACCACATCATTCCTGTTCAGCTAAAAAAACAGCGCAAAACCAACTCTCTAAACAATTAGCCGCCGTTTGGCAAACCGCCGCTAAAATACTAATTTTGAGCCATCCTATTCATTATTTTACCACATCCCGCAATATGAGTCCTCAAAAAGTAATAATTAAAGTTGATACAATGACCTGCAAGCACTGTACCAACTATGTCAGCAATAGCATAAATACGTTAAACGGAATCCTAAAAACCGAAACCGATATCCCTTCAAGTACCGCTACGGTAGAGTTTGATGCCGATATTGTCAGTAAAGAATCCATCATCAGTGCCATTAATGAAACGCATTACAAAGCGGTGGAACTGGTATGA
- a CDS encoding T9SS type A sorting domain-containing protein, with protein sequence MKKTLTLMSPTCRRNCFNSIRFLILLLILPNLFIRAQESGYCYTTPSLSNYLETISTSTPPASIQQSAYTFRIYVHIIRNNDGTGGRSVKDVKSAVEKLNEDFSPHNIQFDLSCIEYLDNNIFFNIPELLPCDESNVWILVLGLYPIFLQNTHTDGLDIYLLPESSNFKGGLANGVPGTAFVVGGTTSMDNVDVGLSSALSHEMGHCLGLFHTFHGSIAEPYGCPELVNQPISSLYCQPDVVEPNCCDCGDYVCDTPADPFLGFNVDLVTCNWLEPVTFCDGSTVPIQDAEGNYYSPSTTNIMAYSPISCYEGFTLGQEIRMKMHILYNPDLQARLTNSPQQNLLVDDNWDIVWNTPTRVFETINILAGSTLTIQNTNVVFEGDDAGLLVMPGGKLLVSNSTLSNDICLNTHWKGIQVLGNPDEPHPAEPFNPQTGTALSHGIAYLYNNTKIENARIGVATAMLDNEDKIIANTGGIVWAEGNTLFKNNQVGTLIANPNNALLRISRMQNCRFETTDDYIEGSIGIYGNGRPVGIVSRGGKLSAVIKNNVFINLQSTIETKERGIGIYNASTGMRIGEPGAGNRFENLYKGIDYYAGPSLISVISINSNEFIHTNKEVTLNGGIFAQIENNHFDVTHFGNNIDAGYGIFTERASGFYIGNNLFTCSDDSPNLNIALELRRDINFAAGKVSDNNFEGTFAAANIFSGKNPNLTIDCNQYNYPINYDWLIIPIISDDYLNNQGICNEIAPELARRNSFKPDANGTIYVNIYNAGNTNFTYRAQSPLFVPGTNIELPGEVDADECFPSLQPTHCAYDNPCNPDCLRQLLNQTTDTDEQMRYFTALMQEQLSLQQIAEAKSDLENLLKIEATKMLAATYVDEADSINSMLKLAEIPLTTTENIEFVTLYLEILSGIQPPAGPGKTMEPQESLIRSMANNSNCTQNVLAQNLQAFYYAEPFDKKPSEPPQTKLNTNTAAYGIQLYPNPAKNEVQVALYIPEMLSGTKLYVSDMQGRLIDQLTVNHTIFTLQTTNYPNGFYLLYVKTTSGKVYTQKLAVIH encoded by the coding sequence ATGAAAAAGACACTAACTTTAATGAGTCCGACCTGCCGACGAAATTGTTTTAATTCAATCCGATTCCTCATTTTGTTATTGATTTTGCCCAATTTATTTATAAGAGCGCAAGAGAGTGGATATTGTTATACTACACCATCATTATCCAATTATTTGGAAACAATAAGTACTTCTACACCACCTGCGAGCATCCAGCAATCTGCCTATACTTTTCGTATTTATGTTCATATTATAAGAAATAACGACGGCACGGGAGGGAGGTCTGTTAAAGATGTAAAAAGCGCAGTAGAAAAGCTGAACGAAGACTTTAGCCCTCACAATATTCAATTCGATTTGTCCTGCATAGAATATCTGGATAACAACATATTTTTCAATATTCCGGAATTGTTGCCTTGCGATGAATCTAATGTTTGGATACTTGTACTTGGACTGTATCCGATTTTCTTACAAAATACTCATACTGACGGGCTGGACATATATTTATTGCCAGAAAGCAGCAATTTTAAGGGCGGATTGGCAAATGGTGTTCCTGGGACAGCTTTTGTTGTTGGAGGAACAACTTCTATGGACAATGTTGATGTAGGCTTATCGAGTGCGCTCTCTCATGAAATGGGGCATTGTTTGGGTTTGTTTCATACTTTTCATGGCTCTATAGCTGAACCTTATGGATGTCCGGAATTAGTTAACCAACCTATTTCTTCCTTATATTGTCAACCCGATGTTGTTGAGCCAAACTGTTGTGACTGTGGAGATTATGTTTGCGACACACCGGCAGATCCATTCTTAGGGTTTAATGTAGATCTTGTAACCTGTAATTGGCTCGAGCCTGTAACTTTTTGCGATGGTAGCACAGTACCAATTCAAGATGCAGAGGGCAACTATTATAGTCCTTCAACTACAAACATAATGGCTTATTCCCCTATCTCTTGTTATGAAGGTTTTACATTAGGGCAAGAAATACGGATGAAGATGCACATTTTGTATAATCCTGACTTACAGGCAAGATTAACGAACTCCCCGCAGCAAAACCTGCTTGTTGATGATAATTGGGATATAGTTTGGAACACCCCTACGAGAGTGTTTGAAACAATTAATATTCTCGCAGGAAGCACATTAACTATACAGAACACAAACGTTGTATTTGAGGGTGATGATGCCGGCCTTCTTGTCATGCCTGGAGGGAAACTATTAGTTTCAAATTCTACTTTATCAAATGACATTTGCTTAAACACTCACTGGAAAGGCATTCAAGTCTTGGGCAACCCCGACGAACCGCACCCCGCCGAGCCATTCAACCCGCAGACTGGTACAGCACTATCGCATGGGATTGCATACCTATACAACAACACCAAAATAGAAAACGCCAGAATAGGCGTAGCAACTGCTATGTTGGACAATGAGGACAAGATAATTGCCAATACAGGCGGTATCGTATGGGCAGAGGGCAATACCTTGTTTAAAAACAACCAAGTGGGAACCCTGATTGCAAACCCGAACAATGCCCTTTTGCGCATCAGCCGCATGCAAAATTGCCGTTTTGAAACTACAGACGACTATATAGAAGGTAGTATCGGCATATACGGAAACGGACGACCGGTAGGCATAGTAAGCAGAGGCGGCAAACTTTCTGCGGTCATAAAAAACAATGTTTTTATCAATTTACAAAGCACGATTGAAACAAAAGAACGAGGTATTGGTATATATAATGCCAGTACAGGTATGCGGATAGGAGAACCCGGTGCCGGCAATCGTTTTGAAAATCTGTATAAAGGAATTGACTATTACGCCGGACCTTCATTGATTTCTGTCATTAGCATAAATAGCAATGAATTTATACATACAAACAAAGAGGTTACTTTAAACGGAGGCATTTTTGCCCAAATAGAGAACAACCATTTTGATGTAACCCACTTTGGCAATAACATTGATGCAGGTTATGGCATTTTTACAGAGCGTGCAAGCGGTTTTTATATCGGCAATAATTTGTTTACCTGCTCCGATGATTCTCCAAATCTAAACATTGCCCTTGAACTGCGCAGAGATATTAATTTTGCCGCAGGCAAGGTTTCTGATAACAATTTTGAGGGCACATTTGCCGCAGCAAATATATTTTCGGGCAAAAACCCCAATCTCACTATAGATTGCAACCAATATAACTACCCCATAAATTATGATTGGCTTATCATTCCCATTATCTCCGACGACTATCTCAACAATCAGGGAATTTGCAACGAAATTGCTCCCGAATTAGCCCGCCGCAACAGCTTTAAACCTGATGCAAACGGTACAATATACGTTAATATATACAATGCCGGCAACACCAACTTTACTTACAGAGCACAAAGCCCGCTATTTGTACCAGGTACCAATATAGAACTCCCCGGTGAAGTAGATGCAGATGAGTGTTTCCCGTCTCTACAACCCACTCATTGTGCTTATGATAATCCCTGCAACCCAGACTGTTTGCGGCAACTACTCAACCAAACCACTGATACCGATGAGCAAATGCGCTATTTTACAGCTTTAATGCAGGAACAATTGAGTTTACAACAAATTGCCGAGGCAAAAAGCGATTTGGAAAACCTCCTTAAGATTGAGGCTACCAAAATGCTTGCAGCAACCTATGTTGATGAAGCCGACAGTATAAATTCAATGCTCAAGCTTGCCGAAATTCCACTAACAACAACCGAAAATATTGAGTTTGTAACGCTGTATTTGGAAATACTAAGCGGAATACAACCTCCGGCCGGCCCGGGCAAAACCATGGAGCCGCAAGAAAGCCTAATTCGTAGTATGGCAAATAATTCCAACTGCACACAGAATGTTTTGGCACAGAACCTGCAGGCATTCTATTACGCTGAACCTTTTGATAAAAAACCATCAGAGCCACCGCAAACAAAATTAAATACCAATACCGCGGCTTACGGCATACAGTTATATCCTAACCCCGCCAAAAACGAAGTACAGGTTGCCCTATACATTCCCGAAATGCTTAGTGGCACAAAACTATATGTTTCTGATATGCAGGGCAGACTAATAGACCAATTGACAGTAAACCACACAATATTTACGCTCCAAACAACAAACTACCCTAACGGTTTTTACTTGCTATACGTTAAAACAACAAGTGGCAAAGTTTATACCCAGAAATTAGCGGTCATCCACTAA
- a CDS encoding transposase — protein sequence MGSDSGRLKKRGVEDVLFFCIDGLSGLDEAILSVFPQSFVQRCIVHMLRSSTKFVARKDIKQVSADLKKIYNAAGEPEARAALAGFEQTWGKKYPGIARAWEQEWANLMVFMDFGANIRRMIYTTNPVEGLHRQIRKVTKSKGSWVNDKALVKQIYLILIYGRGGWKTKVTNWTSVSHELRTRFEDRFTKHVDV from the coding sequence GTGGGGTCTGATTCTGGAAGACTTAAAAAACGAGGTGTTGAAGATGTGCTATTCTTTTGTATAGACGGGCTTAGCGGTTTAGATGAGGCCATACTTTCGGTTTTTCCTCAATCCTTCGTCCAACGCTGTATTGTCCATATGCTCCGCAGCAGCACTAAATTTGTTGCCAGAAAAGATATTAAGCAAGTCAGTGCAGACCTTAAAAAGATATACAATGCTGCCGGCGAACCCGAAGCGAGAGCAGCCTTAGCAGGTTTTGAGCAAACCTGGGGAAAGAAATATCCCGGTATCGCAAGGGCTTGGGAACAAGAATGGGCAAATTTAATGGTGTTTATGGATTTCGGAGCAAATATCCGCCGAATGATTTATACGACTAATCCTGTGGAAGGTTTGCACCGGCAAATACGCAAAGTAACGAAAAGCAAAGGTTCATGGGTAAACGACAAGGCTTTAGTCAAACAAATTTATCTCATCCTGATATATGGGAGAGGCGGGTGGAAAACTAAAGTTACAAATTGGACCTCAGTATCACACGAATTGCGTACCCGCTTCGAAGACCGTTTTACAAAGCATGTGGATGTTTAA
- a CDS encoding mobile mystery protein A, with translation MGKKSLQIQQLNSKMRAYASLQKVAPPPTGWIKAIRTALGMSMQQLGNRLSITKQSVQDVERREKNGSITIKSLREAAKALDMQLVYGFVPVDGSLEELIDRKAKELAIQIVLRTSNTMKLEDQENTKQRIEKAIREMATTLKNEMPKTLWD, from the coding sequence ATGGGCAAAAAGTCATTACAGATACAGCAACTTAACAGTAAAATGCGGGCTTATGCAAGCCTGCAAAAGGTAGCCCCACCGCCTACAGGGTGGATAAAAGCTATCCGTACTGCACTTGGAATGAGTATGCAGCAGTTGGGCAACCGCCTTTCCATTACCAAACAAAGTGTGCAGGATGTTGAACGCAGAGAAAAAAACGGCTCCATTACCATCAAATCCCTTCGGGAAGCGGCTAAGGCTTTGGATATGCAGTTGGTATATGGTTTTGTTCCGGTTGATGGCAGTTTGGAAGAACTGATAGACCGCAAGGCAAAAGAACTGGCAATACAAATTGTTTTGCGTACCAGCAACACTATGAAACTGGAAGACCAGGAAAATACAAAGCAACGCATTGAAAAAGCAATTCGGGAAATGGCAACAACCCTTAAAAACGAAATGCCTAAAACTTTATGGGATTAG
- a CDS encoding cytidine deaminase, protein MKKITFNAVYVLHEQYSAFDQEEITLFRLAQQACFQAYAPYSKFQVGAAVLLENGVMISGNNQENAAYPSGLCAERVALFYASATHPEVPVKALAVTVNYSHTDFDQVVAPCGACRQVAAEYEQKTGQNIKVYLLGKHEKVLVIPSVKTLLPLLFSGDVLSKFGTLE, encoded by the coding sequence ATGAAAAAAATCACCTTTAATGCGGTATATGTACTACACGAACAATACAGCGCATTTGATCAGGAAGAGATAACCCTGTTCAGATTAGCACAACAAGCCTGTTTTCAGGCCTATGCTCCCTACTCAAAATTTCAGGTAGGCGCTGCCGTTTTGCTGGAGAACGGGGTGATGATTTCGGGCAATAATCAGGAAAATGCAGCCTATCCCAGCGGTTTATGCGCCGAGCGGGTGGCTTTGTTTTATGCTTCGGCAACCCATCCCGAAGTGCCGGTTAAAGCCCTTGCAGTTACGGTAAATTATTCCCATACCGATTTTGATCAGGTGGTTGCACCTTGCGGAGCCTGCCGGCAGGTAGCTGCTGAATATGAGCAAAAAACAGGGCAAAACATCAAGGTTTACCTGTTGGGTAAACACGAAAAAGTGTTGGTTATTCCTTCCGTAAAAACCCTCCTCCCCTTGTTGTTCAGCGGAGATGTGCTGAGCAAATTCGGCACATTAGAATAA
- a CDS encoding VOC family protein — protein MKFIMSTNIAVQTTQPNEAVEFYTNVLGFKNRTDEPDFFGIDANSLRMFIQKDEQVSGLVMELFVEDLEQAKEYLLNNGCKIIRWEGIGRDCYVEDPFGLRFNIWQIRNQG, from the coding sequence ATGAAATTTATCATGAGTACCAATATTGCAGTTCAGACAACCCAACCAAACGAAGCGGTTGAGTTTTATACCAATGTACTTGGTTTTAAAAACAGAACAGACGAGCCGGATTTTTTCGGAATAGATGCAAACTCTTTGCGGATGTTTATCCAAAAAGACGAACAGGTTTCGGGTTTGGTCATGGAGTTGTTTGTGGAAGATTTGGAACAAGCAAAGGAATATTTGCTGAATAATGGCTGTAAAATCATACGTTGGGAAGGGATTGGCAGGGATTGTTATGTGGAAGACCCTTTTGGGTTGAGGTTTAATATTTGGCAGATTAGAAATCAAGGGTAA
- a CDS encoding R2-like ligand-binding oxidase, with the protein MRTSFITTGEKRLNHRLPAMRLWQKAKRYGIWNPNDLVFDQDAEDWKHLDDLEKDVVLRLTTLFQAGEEAVTLDLLPLIMVIAKEGRLEEEMFLTSFLWEEAKHVDGFNRFFSKVCPDAGDLSRYYTPSYHTIFSQELPQVMSALQYDSSPIAQARASVTYNMIVEGVLAETGYHAYYSVLKNMNIFPGMLDFVGKLKQDESRHIAYGVFLLSRLTAEHGETVWKAIEDRMNELLEPAIGVIMEGIGVYEVLPFGLKLEMFLDYAMDQFQKRMDRIEKAKSQTLEEICNISISEL; encoded by the coding sequence ATGCGAACATCTTTTATTACAACCGGCGAAAAAAGATTAAACCACCGTCTTCCTGCCATGCGGTTATGGCAAAAAGCAAAACGCTACGGGATATGGAATCCCAACGACCTCGTTTTTGATCAGGACGCAGAAGACTGGAAACATTTGGATGACCTTGAAAAAGATGTGGTGTTGAGGTTGACAACCCTGTTTCAGGCAGGTGAAGAAGCTGTTACGCTCGATTTGTTACCCCTTATCATGGTCATTGCAAAAGAAGGAAGGTTGGAAGAGGAAATGTTTCTGACCTCGTTTTTGTGGGAAGAAGCCAAACATGTAGATGGGTTTAACCGCTTTTTTTCCAAAGTTTGTCCCGATGCCGGAGATTTAAGCCGTTATTATACACCGAGTTATCATACCATTTTTTCGCAGGAATTGCCGCAGGTGATGAGTGCTTTGCAATATGACAGCTCCCCCATTGCTCAGGCCAGGGCTTCTGTTACCTACAACATGATTGTCGAAGGGGTTTTAGCCGAAACAGGTTACCATGCCTACTATTCGGTATTGAAAAACATGAATATTTTTCCGGGGATGCTCGATTTTGTCGGAAAACTGAAACAAGATGAATCCCGTCATATTGCCTACGGGGTTTTTCTGCTTTCAAGACTGACGGCCGAACATGGCGAAACGGTATGGAAAGCCATCGAAGACCGCATGAACGAACTGCTCGAACCGGCCATTGGAGTAATTATGGAAGGCATCGGCGTTTATGAAGTATTGCCTTTTGGCTTAAAATTGGAAATGTTTTTAGACTATGCCATGGATCAGTTCCAAAAACGAATGGATCGGATCGAAAAAGCAAAATCACAAACGCTGGAAGAGATTTGTAACATCTCCATTTCGGAACTTTAG
- a CDS encoding START domain-containing protein, which translates to MNPSVSFRSLVLLLIVSSFALAFTVLPQNDWEIAKEQNGIKVFTRKNSGEMKEYRGETTISASVNDVFTLLSNFENYASWMPSCIENKVLKRISDTELYQYNVTDAPWPVNDRDSVIKTKITKQTTGVILIELAAAPDYIPAKSGRVRVPSFKGYWKLTPKDAKSTQIVYEGKPSAGGSIPAWLANSSVIDVPFNTLAKMKSLLNGKN; encoded by the coding sequence ATGAATCCATCTGTTTCGTTTCGCTCCCTTGTTTTATTGTTAATCGTCAGCAGTTTTGCCCTTGCATTTACAGTTTTGCCCCAAAACGACTGGGAAATTGCCAAAGAACAAAACGGGATAAAAGTGTTTACCCGAAAAAACAGCGGCGAAATGAAAGAATACAGAGGAGAAACCACCATTTCAGCCTCTGTAAATGATGTGTTTACCCTGCTCAGCAATTTTGAAAACTACGCTTCCTGGATGCCGAGTTGTATTGAAAACAAAGTGCTCAAACGCATTTCAGACACCGAATTATACCAGTACAACGTTACTGATGCCCCTTGGCCGGTAAATGACAGGGACAGTGTGATTAAAACAAAAATTACCAAACAAACAACGGGGGTCATTTTGATAGAATTAGCCGCAGCTCCCGACTATATACCGGCTAAAAGCGGAAGGGTACGGGTTCCAAGTTTTAAGGGTTATTGGAAACTGACCCCCAAAGATGCCAAAAGCACCCAAATAGTTTACGAAGGCAAACCCAGTGCCGGAGGAAGTATTCCCGCATGGTTGGCCAATTCTTCGGTCATTGACGTTCCGTTTAACACCCTGGCTAAAATGAAATCGCTTTTAAACGGAAAAAATTAA
- a CDS encoding mobile mystery protein B, with product MGLDLEYIYGQTPLDEDEKEGLLIPTIATRGELDEFEQQNIEQAVLWSLNRSFKAENVFTEEFLEAVHKRMFGNLWAWAGEFRKTNKNIGVDKWQIPAALWTLLDDVKFWYANGIYSPDEITIRFKHRLVSIHCFPNGNGRHSRLMADIVIEKIYKQPHYTWGAGNLVKQGDQRSNYLSAIKAADSGDIKPLINFARS from the coding sequence ATGGGATTAGATTTAGAGTACATATACGGGCAAACACCGTTGGATGAAGACGAAAAAGAAGGGTTGCTAATCCCCACCATTGCTACACGCGGCGAGTTGGACGAGTTTGAACAGCAAAATATTGAACAAGCAGTATTGTGGTCACTCAATCGTTCTTTCAAAGCAGAAAATGTGTTCACCGAAGAATTTTTGGAAGCAGTGCATAAGCGTATGTTTGGCAACTTATGGGCATGGGCAGGCGAGTTTCGCAAAACGAATAAAAATATTGGAGTTGACAAATGGCAAATTCCTGCTGCGCTATGGACATTGCTTGATGATGTAAAGTTTTGGTATGCCAACGGAATTTACAGTCCCGATGAAATTACCATACGCTTTAAGCACCGTTTGGTAAGCATACATTGTTTTCCTAACGGCAACGGCAGGCATAGCCGCCTGATGGCTGATATTGTGATTGAGAAGATTTACAAACAGCCGCATTATACATGGGGTGCCGGCAATTTGGTTAAGCAGGGCGACCAACGCAGCAATTACCTCAGTGCCATTAAAGCAGCCGACAGCGGAGACATTAAACCATTGATAAATTTTGCAAGGTCTTAA